In Phycisphaerales bacterium, a genomic segment contains:
- the flgK gene encoding flagellar hook-associated protein FlgK, translating to MGLTSALQIGRTALNYAQAALQVTGNNMANATTPGFTRQTAIGAPLPGDRLGRFGSTGGGVLLSTIQRHVDEAINARIRGAIGREQSALTRQNLFSQIESIQSELTDSDLSSALTRFFNAWSELANNPGDLSVRTLVVQEGVSLAGRLQDTRRDYVDVRNQIDRDAALQVNRADELLTQIAAMNLSIVQAEQGQGTASSLRDERDQLIDELAGFMDISVVEQPAGTVDIFVGSTPLLLGSTSRGLTLRTVTTSTGSETVVETREDGADLELTSGSLGALMSARTDIVEGVIDDLDSLASTLIFEVNRIHSQGQGSRGFESVEGTYRVDDPAAALNSTAAGLPFTIVNGSLQIHLTQESTGERTSFQIDVDLDGVGSDMSLNDLVNAINTTIGAGNITAAATADGRLSLTAADGYTLSFSDDTSGVLAGLGVNTFFTGESALDIAVNDVVLNDATYVAAGSDHIDGSNGTALEIAGLSTRALDSLGGLSLPQSWTASVESLAIRGRAAIGETASAQLVKESLQAQRAAVSGVSLDEEAVNLLNYQRQYEAAARYISVVDELMQTLMTII from the coding sequence ATGGGTCTGACCAGCGCGCTTCAGATCGGCCGCACCGCCCTGAACTATGCCCAGGCGGCGTTGCAGGTCACCGGCAACAACATGGCCAACGCCACGACGCCGGGCTTCACGCGCCAGACCGCCATCGGCGCGCCCCTGCCCGGCGACCGGCTCGGCCGATTCGGCTCGACGGGTGGCGGCGTCCTGCTTTCGACCATTCAGCGCCATGTCGATGAAGCCATCAACGCGCGCATTCGCGGCGCCATAGGGCGAGAGCAGAGTGCCCTGACGCGGCAGAACCTCTTCAGCCAGATTGAATCCATCCAGAGCGAACTGACGGACTCGGATCTGTCCAGCGCGCTCACGCGCTTCTTCAACGCCTGGTCCGAACTGGCCAACAATCCCGGCGATCTGTCGGTCCGCACGCTGGTCGTGCAGGAAGGCGTCAGCCTGGCGGGCCGCCTGCAGGACACCCGGCGCGATTACGTCGATGTCCGCAACCAGATCGACCGCGATGCCGCGCTGCAGGTCAATCGCGCCGACGAACTGCTGACGCAGATCGCGGCGATGAACCTTTCGATTGTGCAGGCGGAGCAGGGGCAGGGGACTGCTTCTTCGCTGCGCGACGAGCGGGATCAGCTCATCGACGAACTGGCGGGCTTCATGGACATTTCCGTCGTCGAGCAGCCCGCCGGCACGGTGGATATCTTCGTCGGCTCCACGCCGCTGCTGCTGGGCAGCACCTCGCGCGGCCTGACGCTGCGTACGGTAACCACCTCCACCGGCTCGGAAACAGTCGTCGAAACGCGCGAGGACGGCGCCGATCTGGAACTCACCAGCGGTTCGCTGGGCGCGCTCATGTCCGCCCGCACCGACATTGTTGAGGGCGTCATCGATGATCTGGACAGCCTTGCTTCGACGCTCATCTTCGAAGTGAATCGCATCCACTCGCAAGGCCAGGGCAGCCGCGGCTTTGAGAGTGTGGAAGGGACCTATCGCGTTGACGACCCCGCGGCGGCGCTCAACAGCACCGCAGCCGGCCTGCCATTCACCATCGTCAACGGCAGCCTGCAGATTCATCTCACGCAGGAGAGCACCGGCGAGCGCACCTCGTTTCAGATCGATGTCGATCTCGACGGCGTCGGCTCGGACATGAGTCTCAACGACCTGGTCAACGCCATCAACACGACGATCGGAGCGGGAAACATCACCGCCGCCGCTACGGCCGACGGCCGCCTGAGCCTCACCGCTGCAGACGGCTACACGCTCTCGTTCAGCGACGACACGTCGGGCGTGCTGGCGGGGCTGGGCGTCAATACGTTCTTCACGGGCGAGAGCGCTCTGGACATCGCCGTCAACGATGTGGTGCTCAACGACGCAACCTATGTCGCCGCGGGCAGTGATCACATCGACGGCTCGAACGGCACGGCGCTGGAAATCGCCGGGCTGAGCACGCGGGCGCTCGATTCCCTCGGCGGACTGTCGCTGCCGCAGTCGTGGACTGCGAGTGTCGAGTCGCTGGCCATCCGCGGCCGGGCGGCCATCGGAGAGACGGCGTCGGCGCAGCTGGTTAAGGAGAGCCTCCAGGCCCAGCGCGCGGCGGTTAGTGGCGTCAGCCTCGATGAAGAAGCCGTCAACCTGCTCAACTACCAGCGCCAATACGAAGCGGCGGCGCGCTACATCAGCGTTGTCGATGAACTCATGCAGACTCTCATGACCATCATCTGA
- the flgN gene encoding flagellar export chaperone FlgN produces the protein MPELRSGTGIGICVQRLEQILREGAELNGELLACITDSQQCLRTADTTRLALCLKKERELVDAIDRLEQRRKVVAATLASALEISCEQEVRLGDLAEALGEPAQSTLVELGEALRSSITAVREAGGVLRDSCESLLGHVTGLMQTIQAGLSKTKLYGRDGRIGVNEAVCGGLDLRT, from the coding sequence ATGCCTGAATTGCGCAGTGGAACCGGAATCGGCATCTGCGTGCAGCGCCTCGAGCAGATTCTGCGCGAAGGGGCCGAACTGAACGGCGAACTGCTCGCGTGCATCACCGACTCACAGCAGTGTCTGCGCACGGCGGACACGACGCGGCTGGCGCTGTGCCTCAAGAAGGAGCGCGAACTGGTGGACGCGATCGACCGGCTCGAGCAGCGGCGCAAGGTCGTCGCCGCCACGCTGGCCAGCGCCCTCGAGATCAGCTGTGAGCAGGAAGTGCGCCTGGGCGATCTCGCTGAAGCGCTCGGCGAGCCGGCACAGAGCACGCTGGTCGAACTCGGTGAGGCGCTGCGATCGAGCATCACCGCAGTGCGCGAAGCGGGCGGCGTGCTGCGCGACAGCTGCGAATCGCTGTTGGGGCATGTGACAGGGCTGATGCAGACGATCCAGGCGGGGCTGAGCAAGACTAAGTTGTACGGGCGGGACGGGCGCATCGGCGTCAACGAAGCCGTGTGCGGCGGACTGGACCTGAGGACGTAA
- a CDS encoding flagellar basal body P-ring protein FlgI, translating to MTQKSTQTTKRHPIAGCIAAGVLTLAVTAALATDVQTIVRVKGLENNQLTGMGLVVGLNGTGDSARRSDYPAKFLAEFYRNNGMGVSSPADLQGSDSVAVVSVSCLVPATGAREGDRLDATVSVLGNAKSLKGGTLTQSFVRFTKNGDVGAWVSGPIDVDPTNPRVGIIRQGLQMLSDIRADAFVEGSREVTLVLRPQYAGYPVANMLADQITQQLQIGTSGGEGRAVVRSPNEVVLTISDWAWERRTATLNYVLTMQIDTSLLELPARVVINRRAGVIALNGDVQISPVVISAKGLSITRINPPPVPSAADPIFNTEAQVKLSTVDDGLPTTQARLTDLFEALDALKVDFDTRVDVLYELKRLGALHAELIDAPQ from the coding sequence ATGACCCAGAAGAGCACCCAAACCACGAAGCGCCACCCGATCGCCGGCTGCATCGCCGCAGGCGTGCTTACACTGGCCGTCACCGCCGCTCTGGCCACGGATGTGCAGACGATCGTGCGCGTGAAGGGCCTCGAGAACAACCAGCTCACGGGCATGGGACTGGTTGTCGGCCTCAACGGCACGGGCGATTCGGCGCGGCGGAGCGACTACCCCGCCAAGTTCCTCGCTGAGTTCTACCGCAACAACGGCATGGGCGTCTCTTCCCCGGCTGATCTCCAGGGGTCCGACAGTGTGGCCGTGGTCAGCGTCAGTTGCCTCGTGCCGGCAACTGGCGCGCGCGAGGGCGACCGGCTCGACGCGACCGTGTCCGTTCTGGGCAACGCCAAGAGCCTCAAGGGCGGCACGCTGACGCAGAGCTTCGTTCGATTCACCAAGAACGGCGACGTGGGCGCGTGGGTTTCCGGGCCGATTGACGTCGATCCGACCAACCCGCGCGTGGGCATCATCCGCCAGGGCCTCCAGATGCTGTCCGACATCCGCGCCGATGCGTTCGTCGAAGGTTCGAGAGAAGTCACGCTCGTGCTTCGGCCGCAGTACGCGGGCTATCCGGTCGCCAACATGCTGGCGGACCAGATCACGCAGCAATTGCAGATCGGCACCAGCGGCGGCGAGGGCCGCGCGGTCGTGCGCTCGCCCAACGAGGTCGTCCTGACCATCAGCGATTGGGCCTGGGAGCGGCGCACCGCGACGCTGAACTACGTGCTCACCATGCAGATCGACACGAGCCTGCTTGAGCTGCCGGCTCGCGTGGTGATCAACCGTCGCGCCGGAGTCATCGCGCTCAACGGCGACGTGCAGATCTCGCCCGTGGTGATTTCGGCCAAGGGGCTCTCGATCACGCGAATCAACCCGCCGCCGGTGCCGTCTGCGGCCGATCCGATCTTCAACACCGAGGCGCAGGTCAAGCTGAGCACGGTAGACGATGGCCTGCCCACGACGCAGGCGCGATTGACGGACCTGTTTGAGGCCCTTGATGCACTCAAGGTCGATTTCGACACCCGCGTGGATGTCCTCTATGAACTCAAACGGCTCGGCGCCCTGCACGCCGAATTGATCGACGCTCCGCAATGA
- a CDS encoding flagellar basal body L-ring protein FlgH, giving the protein MSSRLIQRSGAALSLTCLLAAGPAASGQTSSILAQVQANPTPPPPADVDPALSLHAMAWFTVPQPQPVVWRKHDHVQIIIRETSTARSSQALDTSKDYDLQAEIKDFPQLTINDLLEGILKASENANPAKLDIAYKNEFKADGKYLRSDDFSARVTAEVIDVWPNGHLVLEARTYVQTDQETSTILLSGVCDPQLVTPAGTILSNQLFDLRVIKMHEGQLKKTTKKGLIPRVLETIFAF; this is encoded by the coding sequence ATGAGTAGCCGCCTCATTCAACGTTCAGGCGCAGCGCTGTCGCTGACGTGCCTCCTGGCCGCGGGTCCGGCGGCGTCGGGCCAGACAAGTTCGATTCTCGCGCAGGTGCAGGCGAATCCCACGCCTCCCCCGCCGGCCGATGTCGATCCGGCTCTCTCGCTTCACGCGATGGCCTGGTTCACCGTGCCGCAGCCTCAGCCCGTCGTGTGGCGCAAGCACGATCACGTGCAGATCATCATCCGCGAGACGAGCACCGCGCGCAGTTCGCAGGCGCTTGACACCTCCAAGGACTACGACCTGCAGGCCGAGATCAAGGACTTCCCGCAACTCACGATCAACGACCTGCTCGAAGGCATCCTCAAGGCAAGCGAGAACGCGAACCCGGCGAAACTCGACATCGCCTACAAGAACGAGTTCAAGGCCGACGGCAAGTACCTGCGCTCCGACGACTTCTCCGCCCGCGTCACAGCCGAAGTCATCGACGTGTGGCCCAACGGGCATCTCGTGCTCGAAGCGCGCACCTACGTGCAGACGGACCAGGAAACGTCGACGATCCTGCTCTCGGGCGTGTGCGACCCGCAGCTGGTTACGCCCGCAGGCACGATCCTGAGCAACCAGCTCTTCGACCTCCGAGTCATCAAGATGCACGAAGGTCAACTCAAGAAGACCACCAAGAAGGGCCTGATCCCGCGCGTGCTCGAGACGATCTTCGCGTTCTGA
- the flgA gene encoding flagellar basal body P-ring formation protein FlgA — protein sequence MTDVRLYLAGFARRWAVVATLLACGATALAQDRIVLRGSVRVDADQLAVSLADVAQLEGEVAEALGEAVVFEASAPPARPVTISLADVRRRLDERGANLGLLALSGRDCVIRWRSAEPVQPAPAQRPAAEARTAEAPTFAAALVQEPTVRGAIAGYLAGVVFRCDPADLQLTFRESEQEDLARSTRGFELEIRPLASRLSPTLPLLVNFFRGAGVVCSARVTVDVAVRQHVLVVQRYAARGDILDAADLVVEERILEPQASTPLRRLEDAIGKEVRGRLVPGQILCERDTASQVIVARNSEVTIRARHGMFVLRMRGRVLQDGCLGDVVRVQRITDRVELTGIVCEDGEISVDTGFIDREEILR from the coding sequence ATGACCGACGTCAGGTTATATCTCGCCGGGTTCGCTCGCCGCTGGGCCGTCGTGGCCACGCTTCTGGCCTGCGGCGCCACTGCGCTGGCGCAGGACCGGATCGTGCTGCGCGGCTCGGTGCGCGTCGATGCCGATCAACTGGCCGTTTCGCTTGCGGATGTCGCCCAACTTGAGGGTGAGGTGGCGGAGGCGCTGGGCGAAGCGGTGGTCTTCGAGGCCAGCGCGCCGCCGGCCCGGCCCGTGACGATCAGCCTGGCCGACGTACGCCGCCGGCTCGACGAACGCGGCGCCAATCTTGGATTGCTCGCCCTAAGCGGCCGGGACTGCGTGATCCGCTGGCGTTCGGCCGAGCCCGTCCAGCCGGCGCCGGCACAACGGCCCGCCGCCGAGGCTCGCACGGCCGAGGCGCCCACGTTTGCCGCAGCACTTGTCCAGGAGCCGACGGTGCGCGGCGCGATCGCGGGGTATCTGGCGGGCGTGGTGTTCCGCTGTGATCCGGCTGATCTTCAACTGACTTTTCGCGAGTCAGAGCAGGAAGATCTGGCCAGAAGCACCAGAGGGTTTGAACTTGAGATCAGGCCGCTTGCGTCGCGGCTCTCGCCCACTCTGCCGCTTCTCGTGAACTTCTTCCGCGGCGCGGGCGTCGTCTGCAGCGCGCGCGTGACGGTTGACGTGGCGGTGCGGCAGCATGTGCTCGTGGTCCAGCGGTACGCAGCCCGGGGCGACATTCTCGACGCGGCTGATCTCGTCGTGGAAGAGCGGATCCTTGAGCCGCAGGCCTCCACGCCCCTTCGGCGCCTTGAAGACGCCATCGGCAAGGAAGTCCGCGGGCGCCTCGTGCCCGGCCAGATTCTCTGCGAGCGCGACACCGCCTCGCAGGTCATCGTCGCTCGCAACAGCGAGGTCACCATTCGCGCGCGGCACGGCATGTTCGTGCTTCGGATGCGCGGCCGCGTGCTCCAGGACGGCTGCCTGGGCGACGTTGTGCGCGTGCAGCGCATCACTGACCGCGTTGAACTCACCGGCATCGTCTGTGAGGACGGTGAAATCAGCGTGGACACCGGGTTCATCGATCGAGAGGAGATCCTGCGATGA
- the flgG gene encoding flagellar basal-body rod protein FlgG, with translation MSVIALHSAATGLTALNTELDVIANNLANLNTTGFKASRANFQDLLYIEKKQAGVENLNGDQRPIGLYVGLGTQVSGTQKNFELGPAEQTGRELDLLIEGAGFFQVKIEDDRGRDGIGYTRAGNLTLNSRGELVLATDQGRVLYPAITIPEDAVSISIGSNGIVTVGEPGGTQTQVGQIETATFVNPAGLEEIGENLFVATDASGDPITGAPTEENRGGIRQGFLEGSNVEPVRELVHLIKSQRAFELNGQVIRAADDALQQVNQLHRR, from the coding sequence ATGTCTGTCATTGCCCTTCATTCAGCCGCCACTGGCCTCACCGCCCTGAACACCGAACTGGACGTCATCGCCAACAACCTGGCGAACCTGAACACGACCGGCTTCAAGGCCAGTCGCGCCAACTTCCAGGACCTGCTCTACATCGAGAAGAAGCAGGCGGGCGTGGAAAACCTCAACGGCGATCAGCGCCCCATCGGCCTGTACGTCGGCCTGGGCACGCAGGTGTCGGGCACGCAAAAGAACTTCGAACTGGGGCCCGCTGAACAGACCGGCCGCGAACTCGACCTGCTCATCGAGGGCGCCGGGTTCTTTCAGGTCAAGATCGAGGACGACCGAGGCCGCGACGGCATCGGCTACACCCGCGCCGGCAACCTCACGCTCAACAGCCGCGGCGAACTCGTGCTCGCGACCGACCAGGGCCGCGTGCTCTACCCGGCCATCACCATTCCCGAGGACGCCGTGAGCATCTCCATCGGCAGCAACGGCATTGTGACCGTCGGTGAGCCGGGCGGAACGCAGACGCAAGTGGGGCAGATCGAGACGGCCACGTTTGTCAATCCGGCCGGGCTCGAAGAGATCGGCGAGAACCTGTTCGTCGCCACCGATGCTTCGGGCGATCCGATCACCGGCGCGCCGACCGAGGAGAACCGCGGCGGAATCCGCCAGGGGTTCCTGGAAGGTTCCAACGTCGAACCCGTCCGCGAACTGGTTCATCTCATCAAAAGCCAGCGCGCCTTCGAACTCAACGGGCAGGTCATTCGAGCGGCAGATGACGCGCTCCAGCAGGTGAATCAGCTTCACAGAAGGTAA
- a CDS encoding flagellar hook-basal body protein yields the protein MNYGLYTAASGMLVNMYRIDVIGNNLANVNTTGFKPDVTAFRWREAERIEGRVGNVPAHTMLERLGGGVHVAPNITLFNDGDLEETNNPLDLALQGKGFFKYATGRGEGAERMRFSRDGRMTISRDGYLVHAGSGMRALDEGDNPIQLQSTGEVRIQPDGTIEQAGLRVAKLGVVVPPDFKLLRKAGENMFILDNVSQESLLPAGASVKAGWLEGSAVDSMAMMMELSSANGAIAANGRMIQMNDELMNNAINRLGRVA from the coding sequence ATGAACTACGGCCTGTACACCGCTGCTTCGGGCATGCTCGTCAACATGTACCGCATCGACGTGATCGGCAACAACCTCGCCAACGTCAATACGACCGGATTCAAACCCGACGTGACCGCGTTCCGCTGGCGCGAGGCTGAGCGCATCGAAGGCCGCGTCGGCAACGTGCCTGCGCACACGATGCTCGAACGGCTCGGCGGCGGGGTGCACGTCGCGCCCAATATCACGCTCTTCAACGACGGCGATCTTGAAGAGACGAACAACCCGCTCGACCTGGCGCTTCAGGGCAAGGGTTTCTTCAAGTACGCGACGGGGCGCGGCGAGGGTGCCGAGCGCATGCGCTTCAGCCGCGACGGCCGCATGACCATCAGCAGAGACGGCTATCTCGTCCACGCCGGCAGTGGCATGCGGGCGCTTGATGAGGGCGACAACCCGATCCAGCTGCAGTCGACGGGCGAGGTCCGAATCCAGCCCGACGGCACGATCGAGCAGGCCGGTCTGCGCGTCGCAAAACTGGGGGTGGTCGTCCCGCCGGATTTCAAACTGCTTCGTAAGGCCGGCGAGAACATGTTCATTCTCGACAATGTGTCGCAGGAGAGCCTGCTCCCCGCCGGCGCCAGCGTGAAAGCCGGCTGGCTCGAAGGCAGCGCCGTGGACTCGATGGCCATGATGATGGAACTCTCGTCAGCCAACGGCGCGATTGCCGCCAACGGCCGCATGATCCAGATGAACGACGAACTGATGAACAACGCGATCAATCGCCTCGGCCGCGTGGCCTGA